The genomic DNA GTTGACATGACGTGTTCATCATTGTTGCTTTATATTGTTACTGTTCATTGATATCTGATTGTctctgctcttcttcttgatgggGTTACAAAATCAAGGAGTATGAGACTGTATGATAGTCCTCATGATGCACTTCTCCCAGCATCTGCAACGCGACGCCATCAAAAATCGCTCTTCTTCCGCTGGCCGACGTAGAATGCCAGGCCGTAGTCGGTCGTTGTAAAGGTGATGGTCGACCCCTTGGGGAAGTAGAAGACGTCGCCGGGCTTGGCCTCGACCTTCTGGCCCGTCTCGTCGGATATCGTGtagtcgccctcgaggatgATCTTCATCTCGTCGTACTTGTACGTGTACGTGAGGGGCTCGCCCTTGGTGAGGCGGAACAGGCCGGAGGAGACGGGCTTCTCGGGGCTCGTCTCGTCGCTGGAGaagacgtcgccgaggtagGCGTTGTCGCCCGCGAGAAGGGGGATTTGGAAGGTCGACTGGGCCTTGGCGTAGTGTTGGAAGGCGGCCATTTTGATGATGTTTTAGGGGCTTGAAATGTAATGAATTTAGTCTGGCTGGTACTGTTAGACTTTGCTGTAAGATTTGGATCTGTAATGGTGGGTATACAATAGTTCATCGATTACATGAAGCTCGTTGTGGCCTAACATGTTATATACAATAACCTGGACTCAATAAGCTGCCTCGAATTACCACTTTGAGTAATTCCCtgaacccctccccctcatgATGAAATCCAATGCGTCTGGTTGCAAGGTTCGGTTTCACTGGAACATCGGACCGTTGACGGACGGGTATCAATGGTCGATAGGGTAAAATTTCCTCATCCGGCCAAGTGCTCCGGTCCATCTCGGGACCGTCTGGTCTGGCGAGGGGGGGATCCGTTTCCAAAAGGCAGCCGATCATGCGGGGAACAAGTCTGGAGAAGAGATACGGATGTTTTACGGTCTCTGGCTGTCGGGCGTACCGCTTTACGAGAAGCCTTATCCTAATGAGTAGTCGTTGCTAAGAATCCAGTCAAGAGTGATAATGAATTTCAACTTCCCTCGCCCTTCCAAAAAAAGCATGTTTCCTATCCTGCCAGAACGAGGTTTTTATCTTTTCCAAACCTTGCGTAGATAGGTTTTACCTTGTAATCCCCCATTAAACCATGATTCGCTCGGTCACATCTCTCCTCAGTTCAGAGGCATGGAAGCTGCTCATCGGACTTCTCGCCCTCTTTTCCGCAGCCCTTCTCTCACGATCGTTCAGCACCTTGCGACGGAGCAAAAGCGCTCCTTTCAGCAACGAgccatcaagaagaagcCATGAAAAGCCCAAGAAGATATCCGACTCGTGGCAGATGCCTATCCCAAGCCCTTACCCCGACTGGTCCATCGACAAGACCAAGCCACTTCCCTACCGCGCGTTTCGATATGGGCCCAAGTACAACGTCACGATGGGTCTCCGTTCCATCCAGCCGCACGAATGGATCGAGCTCGACAACCAGTTTCCCAAGTTCCACGCCGACAAGGCAACTCGGATCCAGGAAAGGGGCGAGAAGTGTGTCGGGACGGACCCCGAGGCCTACCCAGCAGCCATGGAGCTCCTGGAAGAGCTGGTCCAGTATCTGCCTGCTCGGTACCCGACGCTCTTCAAACGCACCGCCGTCGGGATCGACAACTTATGGTCCGGGGAGTCCTTCAACATCACCGAGTCGCCTCTCAAAGAAGACCCCatggccatcgccgccaggCTCGTGCAGGACGACCTCGCCATCATGATCGAGCGGCCGGACGGCCAATActacctcctcgccggcgccatcctGCTCGCGGGCTTCTGGCGGCTGGGCGACAAGTTCGGCATGTCCCTCGAGGAGATTCACACCTCGGGCGACGTCCCCCACTACCGGGAGAAGCTGCACACCGGCatggccagcttcttccggcgcctccgccgcGACCAGATCTACTCGCGCAACAACTACTTCAtccaggtcgacgacgcgctgcCGTGGAGCTGGAGCATCGGCCACGAAGACAGCCCCGTCGTCAGCTGGAGcacggccgagaaggacaGGGCCGTCGAGCACCACTACTTCCGCTCCGAGAGGCAGTCCCTGCGCCGGCTCCCCCGGACCGGGGCCATCGTGTTCACCATCCGCACCTACTTCCACCCCGTCACGGAGCTTGTTGCCGAGGACTATGTCCCGGGCAGGCTGGCGAGCGCCATTCGCAGCTGGGACGAGACCGTAGCCAATTACAAGGGACGGGAGAAGTACGAGACGGTCCTCTTGGAGTATCTCGACAGGGAGCATCAGAAGCAGGTGGCCCGGGGGCTAGActtggagaaggaggacgaggtccGTCGGTATCCCTGGTGAGCGGGATGGAGCATGATGAATTTGTATCTTGTGAGAAACACCTCTTAAACGGATATGACTGAATCAAAATCATAATGTACCCAATTCAAGCAGCATGTTATCTAGTGTAAATCCATCGGCAGTTTGACCTTGCCACACTGATGACTTTGACGAATGTACTTCATACCGGCGTATCGTCTTTGCCCGTATGATGTATCAGCAAAGGAATCTCCAAGAGCCGTGAGTGTTACCTTGGAAACCTACAAGTGCAGTTCAACAACGAATGTTGAAGTGATCAAAGTTGATCTTCAACGATGCGCCGATCCTGCTACACGCCAGCGTGCCCACCGAGGTCCGGTTGCAGTCCCCTCCCGAAAAGAGGTTGACGGAGCAGTTACACCCCCTCCCGCTCTGCTTGTTGACGACCAGGGCGCAGGCGCCGTTGATCGCCGTGAAACACTCGCTGACGCCGGGCCGGGACAGGTTCCCGTGGCCCAGGTTCTGCCCGGTGCAGCTCCCGGGGCGGCCGGATCCGAGGTAAGCGGACGCGGCGCAGAAGACCGCGAGCGATACGCGGGGGAGcaccgcggcggcgatgagcaTGGCCGGCTTCATGGTTGATTGTTGCTTCGCTGCGGTCTGTTCACCTGGGGTCACATGCCATGTCAGCTTTGGTCCAGATTCCTGGCCTGCTGGTCGAGCAGCACTCCAAATGTCTGCAGGTAGTTATGAACATACCTTCAGGGGGTTCACAACTATCCTTGGGGCGAATCCACGAACGAACTCAAAGTCTTCTTTTGGACCACAACGTTTGTCTTATAATGATCCATGCATTTcgactgtcttgcccttgtaTGACCAGGTCGGGATGCCCGACGGCCGGGCCACCGTGATCCCTCATACAGATTCTGCAGGCCGCCTGCGAGCACAGTCTGTATGGACCTGGTGATCTGATAACGGGTCTCCATGTCATACTTGCTAGGGCAACTTTTGTCGAGCCGGCCTGGAAACGTTGTCATGACATGATGGTACAACTTGCAGTGTGTCAAAAGACGTCACCCATATCTTTTGCGGATGTGTGCGTCGTAGCCTCTTCGGTCGCATACCTTATGGGTTACGCAAAGTCATAAAAGCACACCAAAACACTCGCTGTTTTCATATTGAGCCGTTTCTTCTCGGCTTGATTACCATAACCACCTACCAGTCGTTTCTAACCTCCACAAACGTTTGAAATTAGGCTCTTTTTatttccctctctctctctctctctctctcaatcCTCGGGAGCGGGGGCAGCTTCCGGATCATGGGCCAGTAAAGCCTCGACTTCCGCGCCTCTCTTGCGTCTCTCTTCAAGGGAGACCTCCTGCTCGGGAGAAGTGGACCAACCCAGGCCCAGCTCGGGGTATTGAAGCGTAATCTCACCATCCACCGGCAAAGCGTCCAAGTAAATGGGCCAGGGGGTACCCATCCAAGCGTTCCGGGTTTCATGATCCCGCCGTTGACTTACAGTCAAGGGGTGGACGAGGACACTTGAACGTATTACATGTTAGAAGCGGGACAACAACGAAAAAGCCGCCCAACTTGAATCTTCAAAAGTGACTTCAGAGTTGAGTGAAGCGAAAGGCACTTGAGATTGGGATAAAAATGCAATCTCACCTTAGGTTGCCTCGGTTTGCTGCCAAGTAGAAGAAAACATCGGAAAACGAGGAATCCGGTACCCAGACTACGTCGCGTCAGCTTTCTGGTCATGAGTTATACAGAAGCAAACATCCGGTTTGCGAGAGTCGCCCCCATCGATCTCGGTCTCCGATTTCTCCCGGGGGTTTTGTTTTCACGTACTCTCGTATGATCCCGCGGGATGCGGGCCGATGGGATATTCATTCACCCTGAACAGCGGGACGGCAACGAAGGCGCCTGGGGGAAGTCGTCAGTCAACTGACGTTCCACGTCGTCAAGTCCCAATACCGCCTGCTTTTCACCTACCATCACGGCGCAGCCTTAGGACGGCATCACGGAGggcgagcgcggcggccgtctcctGGGGCGACTGGAGCAAGAAGTAGATGTGGAAGTGCCACTCCCGGGTCCGACTCTCGACGACCGTCTTCAGGTCGGACTGGGGTGTCGGCGGTGTGGAATGAGTGACCATGGTCATCTTGAGCAACGTTTGCGCGTCTCTGCGACAACGTGGGAGAGTGGGATGACGACTCGGCGTTGACGGAGAGTGGTGTGATGGAGGGAAAAgacatgtgtgtgtgttggaCACGAGTCAGCATGCGGAGCATCAATTGTCCAATCACGCCATCTCTGGGATTCTCACGTGCGTGTGCAGTATGCAGCAGACGAAGGCGGCCGGATAGAGACGGGGCTTCTCGGCGTGAGACAACCTAACAAAATCGAGTGCGGGAGACcaattataagtattatcATCATAGGAACAACTTCGAAATCTAGAAAAAAGGCGTCACCTATAGACGTTCAGGTCGTTGAGACTAACAACCCTTGGCAGCTTACTTACACAGCATCCATGCCGCCGATATGAGACCCTTCCTTTTGTGAGAACCCCAGCTCCTGTAATGCTATGGGCATTAGGGGCACCGGCTATTAGTTTGCCACGCCACTTGGTAAGGAGGTCTTGTTGCTCTTCAATCAGGCCAAGGACCGTAATTAGGGCGATTTGATAGAACGATTGCATGCTTCCGCAAGCCATGGCTTACTTGCAAGTTTCCAGTCGTTGTGCTGTTGTCTTCCTGTGTTCAGCTTGGCAACTTGACAAGGGAGGCCTTTTACGAACAGTCTGTTGGCGGAACATAAATGTTTACAGAACGTTTGTGACCCGTACGTATTGCATGTTCTATTTCTCCAGCAGTATCGTCATACGAGCAGTCCAGAGATTGCAAAATAATGACGAAAGTTCCAGTACCCGCTCTATTTGACTGTCACATAGAAGCCTATCATAACTCCAGAGCCACAGCGCTACGCTTGATCACGCCGAACACATCATACAGTCCTCCGTGTAAGTGTCTGTTGAGCGAGCCACATCGAACGCTGATGTGAAATTTTAAGTACATACTAAAGTGACTTGGACAAGTGCCGCTCCGTCTGTCTGTCACCTGAGATCTTGACTGAAGCACTCCGAAGTCCACCTAATTCTGCTCCTTAAGCCGCCATTCGACAACTGCTGTCCTCGTCCTGGCTTAATGCTTGAACGGTGCGACGACGGGTTAGGCCTGCTGTTCTGAATTCTTGTATTATTTATATGCTGAAACTGCTTCAGTTGTCACGTTTAATGACTGCTACAGAACTGGCAAAATATTCCCACAAATACACCGCTGTTAGTCGCTCGACCTCTACGGCACGATACATAACCGATTCAAGTCATGCATTCTGCGACTGTTTGCTAAGCCGTGTGACGCGTGTAGGTGACACTATCTCGTATCGTCTGCAGTGTAAATTGGTGACTCGTACACGAACGGGCCGTCTTCGGCCCGTATTATCGAAACCGTGTGAAGCAAGCTTCGTCCTGTGGCCTACGAAACCAGGTACTATGTAGCACAGGTCACGAATGCCGGTGTCTTCGTGTGTTTTAAGAAGTCCGTCTTTGTTTTGATCGTCTTGCGGCTAGTAACTGCATGGTTCTGACCTTGTGCTATGTAATAAGTAGGGATAAGTGACTTAAAAATTGCCGAATCGGTTCCAGGAGTAAGGATCCAAGATCATAGAGGGGGGGTGAAGTCACATAGGCCGCATCAAGAGACCTTATCCGATCTCTGGACCTTTCGAACCGTCTTTGCTTCCGTTAATGGATGGTTGGAGTTCTCGTCCTGGTCTCTCGGACGGTTTGATTCGGTCATTCCGATGTCCGATAGAAAACCTCCACGCTCGAGAGCCATACAACCCAAGGCCAGGACCACGCTGTCTTGTGTCCCTTCTACGGCAACACGGCATTAAAGCCAAGCTCATGCTCCCcaggtcccccccccccccccccccccctcgagACTTTGTCTTTCACGATATGCCAAGACTAGCTGCCACGGTTCAACAAGTGAACGATGTCCACAATTGTCACTCAAATGGGATGGCTGCAGAACATGTAACGGTAGCTCGTCCACATCAAGATCAAAGAGACAAGAGACGTCTTAATTGAACCTGCCCATGTGAGAGGTCTGTTCCCTCTGGTCGAGAGTTATTCCTCGCTTATTTGACTTTCTGCGTCCAGATCGATAGTGTTGCCTTATTTTGTCTCACATGATGTTGCGGCCGCGTGGTCCTTTGCATCTAGAACGTCTCCGGCTTGTGCGTTTCACGCTTATTCCGCTTTCTCATCCCTGCCTCTACTGCAACTGCAAGATGTCGTCGCGGGACAGCCAAAAGTCCCCGGCGAACACCTCCAAGTTCAAGCCGAGTAAACTCAATCCACCTTCAAGCAAcggccaaggacaaggagggtAGACGATAGACGATGGGTTGAGACTAAAGGAGGTTTTCCACAgagaaccccccctccccgaacATCTCGACCTCCATAGCATCCGTGGCACTGCTTCAgttgaaggggggaggggaggctcATCATTGCATAATCCCAAACGAGCCAAgcccatcccccctcccgtgAGTCGTGGCCCCCTCACGTAGGACGGCATACGCCCTGATCCCGGTCCCGAAAGCAGCCCCGCGGGCAGGGTGCATCCGGATTGAACTGccagccgaagaagacgtcCGTCTCATTGGACAGGACCGGACCGACCAGTCTCGTCCGGGAGGGCAGGTCGGCGGACAGCTCGAAGACGCGGCGGGAGCCGATGCGGATCTGGCCCCAGCCCATGTCGACGAGGGCATCGATGCTCGTGCCGTAGACGTacccgccgaagccggcccAGCGGATCGCCGACGCGCACATGGGGCAGCTCTCGGCGTTTGAGTAGATGGTCAGGTCGGCGAATGCATTCAGggcctcggccggcgtcaTCCGGTACGAGCCCCGCGGGTCGACGAAGAGCGCGGAACAGTTATTGATGGCCGCCATCTCCCCTGGGTTTCACGGTCAACTGCCGTCCAGAAAGtttaaaaaaaaaataaaGGACAGATTAATCGACTTGGGACGAAGGGGAAAAAGAACAAGAGGGGGGACCGCACCATGGAGAGTCGGGTTGCCCGAGACCCGATTGCCGTTCGCGCCAGTGCAGACCAGCTCCCCTGGCCCCCCGACCGTGTGGttcacgacgacggccccaAAGGCGCCGAACGGGCAGGGGTCGGGTAGGGCCAGGTTCGCCTGACGCATCCAGCGAGCTCGCGTGACGAGATCAAtcccgttgtcgtcgtcgtcgtcgtcgtcgtcgtcgtcgtcgtcgtccatcatcgacagcggcgggATGACGGGCGTTGGGAATCCCAGAGTTGACGCATTACTTTGTGGCAGCTTGGGCTCGCCATGCCACTGGTGACCGCTCTCGACGCCGCACCCAACCGCCGAGGGGATCCCCAAGAGACCAAGAGCGAGGGTGAGGGCGAGGCCTAGCGGCGCAACGAACTGCCTTGAAGAGACCGAGAGTGCGCCCATTGTTTCAACTTTTTCACAACACGGCGGCTGTGAGGAGGCGAAGATGCAACGCGGGCTTCTGTCCGGATTCGGCCATATCAACGCTCGGAGGAGGACTCCTTTGGGGTTAGCGGGTGATGCAAAGGCGGGAGGTGTGGCAAAACAACCAGAAGCGGACAACGTCAATGCTGTTGCTCGGGCTTTTGGTGTTTGTCGATGTCCAAGCTGGTGTTGTGAGTCGTGCTTCAAGGTCGGTTGGGCTCTGAGGCTTGCAATCGTCTTCGGGATTCTCCGTTCAAGCTCGCTTTGACGGATGGCCGGCCTGAAGAGATGCTCATATCGGTTGGAGTTCTTACCAGGCCACGTTCTCGACGATCTGACATATGGCGTACCCGTGCCACCTCAAGAGGAGCGACCCGCTCTGTGGCACGGGGTGGGAAACGAGGTGCAGAGGCGGATACAGGAGGATATGCGGCTGCATGGTGCGTGTACATACTCTAGCCGGCTGTGCGTTGTCCTCCATCTTCGGGGTGGTGGCATGATTCCTCTTTGGCAGATTACACTCGAGGGATAACCAACATGGTTATCAAGGCTTCGGCAGTATTGCATTTGGTATGCTATGTTATCGTGCAAGCGATCAGAACCGTGGGCCGTTTAAAACCCGGTCTGTTCCGAGTGGAGATCGGCCCCGCCCCGATCAGGGCTCGGAGCGCTTCT from Colletotrichum higginsianum IMI 349063 chromosome 3, whole genome shotgun sequence includes the following:
- a CDS encoding Ethanolamine utilization protein, producing MAAFQHYAKAQSTFQIPLLAGDNAYLGDVFSSDETSPEKPVSSGLFRLTKGEPLTYTYKYDEMKIILEGDYTISDETGQKVEAKPGDVFYFPKGSTITFTTTDYGLAFYVGQRKKSDF
- a CDS encoding Mannosyl transferase, which translates into the protein MIRSVTSLLSSEAWKLLIGLLALFSAALLSRSFSTLRRSKSAPFSNEPSRRSHEKPKKISDSWQMPIPSPYPDWSIDKTKPLPYRAFRYGPKYNVTMGLRSIQPHEWIELDNQFPKFHADKATRIQERGEKCVGTDPEAYPAAMELLEELVQYLPARYPTLFKRTAVGIDNLWSGESFNITESPLKEDPMAIAARLVQDDLAIMIERPDGQYYLLAGAILLAGFWRLGDKFGMSLEEIHTSGDVPHYREKLHTGMASFFRRLRRDQIYSRNNYFIQVDDALPWSWSIGHEDSPVVSWSTAEKDRAVEHHYFRSERQSLRRLPRTGAIVFTIRTYFHPVTELVAEDYVPGRLASAIRSWDETVANYKGREKYETVLLEYLDREHQKQVARGLDLEKEDEVRRYPW
- a CDS encoding Dopa 4,5-dioxygenase, encoding MTMVTHSTPPTPQSDLKTVVESRTREWHFHIYFLLQSPQETAAALALRDAVLRLRRDGAFVAVPLFRVNEYPIGPHPAGSYEIWVPDSSFSDVFFYLAANRGNLSVLVHPLTVSQRRDHETRNAWMGTPWPIYLDALPVDGEITLQYPELGLGWSTSPEQEVSLEERRKRGAEVEALLAHDPEAAPAPED
- a CDS encoding FCY1p, whose amino-acid sequence is MGALSVSSRQFVAPLGLALTLALGLLGIPSAVGCGVESGHQWHGEPKLPQSNASTLGFPTPVIPPLSMMDDDDDDDDDDDDDNGIDLVTRARWMRQANLALPDPCPFGAFGAVVVNHTVGGPGELVCTGANGNRVSGNPTLHGEMAAINNCSALFVDPRGSYRMTPAEALNAFADLTIYSNAESCPMCASAIRWAGFGGYVYGTSIDALVDMGWGQIRIGSRRVFELSADLPSRTRLVGPVLSNETDVFFGWQFNPDAPCPRGCFRDRDQGVCRPT